In Tenrec ecaudatus isolate mTenEca1 chromosome 4, mTenEca1.hap1, whole genome shotgun sequence, a single window of DNA contains:
- the METTL6 gene encoding tRNA N(3)-cytidine methyltransferase METTL6 isoform X3 yields the protein MASGPRTRLQARILSSEEEEKLQRDQALVSDFKQQKLEKEAQKNWDLFYKRNSTNFFKDRHWTTREFEELRSCRDFAEQKLAVLEAGCGVGNCLFPLLEDDLNIFAYACDFSPRAVEHVKKNPSYDSERCKVFQCDLTADDLLEHVPAESVDAVLLIFVLSAIHPDKMHRVLHNVYQTRKLTQRDDITSGRSAR from the exons ATGGCATCTGGACCAAGGACAAGGCTGCAGGCAAGGATTCTCAGCTCTGAGGAAGAGGAGAAGCTGCAAAGAGACCAGGCCTTGGTGTCTGACTTTAAACAACAGAAACTAGAAAAAGAAGCCCAGAAGAACTGGGACCTGTTTTACAAAAGAAACAGTACGAATTTCTTCAAAGACAGGCACTGGACCACCAGAGAGTTTGAAGAGCTGAGATCATGCCGGGAT TTTGCAGAGCAAAAGTTGGCAGTGCTTGAAGCTGGTTGTGGGGTTGGGAACTGCTTATTCCCACTTTTAGAAGACGATCTGAATATATTTGCCTATGCCTGCGATTTTTCTCCCAGAGCGGTGGAGCACGTGAAG AAAAACCCTTCCTATGACTCAGAACGATGCAAGGTGTTCCAGTGTGATCTGACTGCCGATGACCTTCTGGAGCACGTGCCCGCCGAGTCTGTGGACGCTGTCCTGTTGATCTTTGTCCTCTCAGCTATTCACCCTGACAAGATGCACCGCGTCTTACACAACGTGTACCAG ACCAGGAAGCTAACTCAGAGGGACGACATTACTTCTGGTCGCTCAGCTCGTTAG
- the METTL6 gene encoding tRNA N(3)-cytidine methyltransferase METTL6 isoform X1 has protein sequence MASGPRTRLQARILSSEEEEKLQRDQALVSDFKQQKLEKEAQKNWDLFYKRNSTNFFKDRHWTTREFEELRSCRDFAEQKLAVLEAGCGVGNCLFPLLEDDLNIFAYACDFSPRAVEHVKKNPSYDSERCKVFQCDLTADDLLEHVPAESVDAVLLIFVLSAIHPDKMHRVLHNVYQVLKPGKCVLFRDYGLYDHAMLRFKAGSKLGENFYVRQDGTRSYFFTDEFLARLFADTGYEEVVNEYVFRETVNKKEGLCVPRVFLQSKFRKPPKSPAPSSHDPDPLGTQPDTGESLKSFF, from the exons ATGGCATCTGGACCAAGGACAAGGCTGCAGGCAAGGATTCTCAGCTCTGAGGAAGAGGAGAAGCTGCAAAGAGACCAGGCCTTGGTGTCTGACTTTAAACAACAGAAACTAGAAAAAGAAGCCCAGAAGAACTGGGACCTGTTTTACAAAAGAAACAGTACGAATTTCTTCAAAGACAGGCACTGGACCACCAGAGAGTTTGAAGAGCTGAGATCATGCCGGGAT TTTGCAGAGCAAAAGTTGGCAGTGCTTGAAGCTGGTTGTGGGGTTGGGAACTGCTTATTCCCACTTTTAGAAGACGATCTGAATATATTTGCCTATGCCTGCGATTTTTCTCCCAGAGCGGTGGAGCACGTGAAG AAAAACCCTTCCTATGACTCAGAACGATGCAAGGTGTTCCAGTGTGATCTGACTGCCGATGACCTTCTGGAGCACGTGCCCGCCGAGTCTGTGGACGCTGTCCTGTTGATCTTTGTCCTCTCAGCTATTCACCCTGACAAGATGCACCGCGTCTTACACAACGTGTACCAG GTACTAAAACCAGGCAAATGCGTCTTGTTCCGTGACTATGGGCTGTACGATCATGCTATGCTGAGGTTTAAAGCCGGCAGCAAGCTTGGAGAAAACTTTTACGTCAGACAGGATGGAACCAGGTCATACTTTTTCACTGATG AATTCCTGGCCCGACTCTTTGCGGACACCGGCTATGAAGAAGTGGTGAACGAGTACGTGTTCCGGGAGACTGTGAATAAAAAAGAAGGCCTGTGTGTACCCAGAGTTTTCCTCCAGAGCAAATTCCGGAAGCCTCCCAAGAGCCCAGCACCCTCTTCCCATGACCCTGACCCCCTGGGCACACAGCCTGACACAGGGGAaagtttaaaatcttttttttaa
- the METTL6 gene encoding tRNA N(3)-cytidine methyltransferase METTL6 isoform X2, whose translation MASGPRTRLQARILSSEEEEKLQRDQALVSDFKQQKLEKEAQKNWDLFYKRNSTNFFKDRHWTTREFEELRSCRDKNPSYDSERCKVFQCDLTADDLLEHVPAESVDAVLLIFVLSAIHPDKMHRVLHNVYQVLKPGKCVLFRDYGLYDHAMLRFKAGSKLGENFYVRQDGTRSYFFTDEFLARLFADTGYEEVVNEYVFRETVNKKEGLCVPRVFLQSKFRKPPKSPAPSSHDPDPLGTQPDTGESLKSFF comes from the exons ATGGCATCTGGACCAAGGACAAGGCTGCAGGCAAGGATTCTCAGCTCTGAGGAAGAGGAGAAGCTGCAAAGAGACCAGGCCTTGGTGTCTGACTTTAAACAACAGAAACTAGAAAAAGAAGCCCAGAAGAACTGGGACCTGTTTTACAAAAGAAACAGTACGAATTTCTTCAAAGACAGGCACTGGACCACCAGAGAGTTTGAAGAGCTGAGATCATGCCGGGAT AAAAACCCTTCCTATGACTCAGAACGATGCAAGGTGTTCCAGTGTGATCTGACTGCCGATGACCTTCTGGAGCACGTGCCCGCCGAGTCTGTGGACGCTGTCCTGTTGATCTTTGTCCTCTCAGCTATTCACCCTGACAAGATGCACCGCGTCTTACACAACGTGTACCAG GTACTAAAACCAGGCAAATGCGTCTTGTTCCGTGACTATGGGCTGTACGATCATGCTATGCTGAGGTTTAAAGCCGGCAGCAAGCTTGGAGAAAACTTTTACGTCAGACAGGATGGAACCAGGTCATACTTTTTCACTGATG AATTCCTGGCCCGACTCTTTGCGGACACCGGCTATGAAGAAGTGGTGAACGAGTACGTGTTCCGGGAGACTGTGAATAAAAAAGAAGGCCTGTGTGTACCCAGAGTTTTCCTCCAGAGCAAATTCCGGAAGCCTCCCAAGAGCCCAGCACCCTCTTCCCATGACCCTGACCCCCTGGGCACACAGCCTGACACAGGGGAaagtttaaaatcttttttttaa